gcaggacagggcaccaggcaatgtaaGAGCAGcatgggacaaatgctttagccaaggtaccttccagtGGCGGCAGCGGGCGAGTGAGAGCGGCGGCAGCGGGGCGAGGAGCAGCAGgaaggcagaccaaaatgtgccaccccaccttgggctctggctcccccctcccgaagtctggctacgcctctgctatgGGCTGGTTGCCATGTAAACATTAATATGCTATATTAAATATTAGCATAATACTGTGCTTTTAGTGCGCAGTAAACACCTTAGCATCTCAATAAAagcagcagatgttgagattaacTGTATTTGACacattaaaaaatacacaaaccaCATGCTGGACATGTGACCAGTATTCAAAGGCAATAGAGAACTGTTTGTCCAGGCTTGTTCATGTGCCTTAGATTACAATGTAAGATTTGGGAAGAGAAACTGCTGAGTGTAATACATACTGCACAGTGCCTTGAgcaaattctttcaaaaaggcggtaaataaataaatttacccccagattctatatgtagCGTCTAGATTTGGACATGCTCCTTATATGCACATACATCTTACGTGGCTAACGAGCTGTTgggaaccatcaataattggacgCTAACAACcagttggcattaattagcaccaattaggatttgtgcgaTGTAACACTGGATGCCTAATCACATAGCACACAacccaaagggggcatggccatgaatgTTCCAAGCGTTGCGCACGGTGATAATGGCTCAGTGCATCCAACTTggatgccaggatttacatcaggtttcaggaaGCGCAAGTCTGGCGCTCAGAACTGGGTGTGAGAATCGGCACATGCTCTTTATTGAATAGTGCATAGCACCAATCTTTTCCAGTGCCTATTTTTGAGCGCTATTCATAGGATTTCCCCCCTTAAAGTGATACTGTAACTTGAATGCCGTGAGGATAAGTGCAACCCAATTTTATCCTCTAATGTTGTCTatggcatgcactgccttcatgcTGTCATTCTTGTCATTTTATTTCTACTGGTTGTCAATtaatcaaataaatttaaaaatgtgtgtatTTCAGCGGCTCGACAAATCTCAAGCGCCAGGTTGCCATATCGCCTAGAAATTGCAACCTGGTGCCCGAGATCTCTTGCCCCCCCAATTTTTATTTGTGTGGCCCCAGAAAACGTTTCCTACCTACCTGCAGCAGCTCAGCTCACTGTTGTGAACATGAACTGTGTGGTGCAGGAAGTTTAGGTACTCTTGTGGTTGCAAGTTTTGCGAACTTCCtgcaccacaccacaccacaccacactagAAAAGCAGCAAGCTGCCCAATGGCAAGATGCAACAGATAGAGATTTCATCAAAGCTGGAGGGGGTGGTGAATTATGTCAGAGACTGTGTGaaggctatgggggggggggggggggatataaggGAGCGGGGCGAGAACCCATGCCATAATGATATGTGAAACAGAGGCCATTACCGCTTTGCTTCACCTATCAAGTGGCTAATGTCATACTGCTGACATACTTCCAGGAGGGAGACGTGCAGTGGCACCTTAAGGGACTGATTTACTAAACTTTCAGTCACAGAATGGGAAAaaagccttagtaaatcagtttTCTAAATGAGAGGCTGATCATTGAGGGGATTCCCCCACCCAATGTACACACTTTCGTTTCACTCTGAAGAACTTTAGATGTGGGGTAGAGGGAAACAAAAAGTGGTTTCAGCCGCCGGCTCCTACGTTTtggggctggctcctagattCAGTGAAAATTTGTCAAGGGcctggtgtattttttttttctttctgttacagatttaaaagaaaaatctctCTGGGGTACAAACAGTTCAGAACCACTGGCAGATTTTTCAATGCTAGAACTGTTGCTTTATATTGTTCCCTTCGTATTTCATTCCTTAGAAGGTTAATGAGATATTCTGAAGCTCCTCCTACTTAGCCACGCCCACCACTGAGAATATAAACCAGGACATTATTGTACCCGATTCTTATTGGAAACACATAAGCTTCACACTCGAACACAGACAACTAGAGAGTGGACTCGGAAAGattttgcaaaacaaaaaaaaaagagcaaatcctcctcctccccccaaaagtAGTAAAATAGAATAGAAATTATAAAGAGGCCACCCTAAAAGAATCTATATAgccaagaaagaaaacaaaaatggaatATTTTGAGGAATCTAGCTAATAATACTGCATCACAAAAGTATATCTTCTTAAATATAGACTGCCAACAGGAGAATTTATTCAAGAAATTTATACACAAGCACCTTCTTTAGCCAAGAAGGAGACCTGTTTaacaaaaacaattttaatacaccAGATCGTCTTTAAATTATATAGAATTCTGATCTAGAATAGTCATTATGCAAAatcaaaaaaagaataaaagctCAATAACTCCCAGGCTACCAGCTGCATTAAAGTTATCTTTGGAAACTTTTTCTGAAGTGTGGCAGAACTGAGAGTTCTTCAGTTAGAAATTAAATTTCATTGGATGGAAAAGAATTCCTGTTGGTCAATTTACTCCTGCAATCTGCCTTTCTTTAATTAAGTAGCTCCAAGGGAATAAAGAACATTCTGCTAATTGGCAAAGATAACTATTCACCCATGACAAATGAACAGTTTCTGCTGGTTCATCTTAGCACCCAAAGGCTTCAAGGCCACTATGACAAGAATGCGGAAATGATGTTTTTACAGGCTGGTTAGCCTGTGGCATGATTACATTATCTGTAAGCTCTGGGACCATACCCAGTGGTTGCTCAATGTTATGACAACAGTATCAGCAGGGGTTTCCCTGCTCTGAAATTTCAGGATTCTCTGGAGGAGGAGgcaatgaggggggaggggggggggaagaagcatACCTGTATGAGTGCGTTGATGTGCTTTCAGGTGTGAACTTTTGGTGTAAACTTTCCTACAGCCATTGAAATCACACCTATGGATACGTCTCCTGCCATCTGGTGAAGCCTCACCATTGACCGGACTACCTTTTTCCACAGTCTTTCCAATGGAACCACTACGAATTTTCCCCGAGTGCAATTCGCTGGGGACACCATTCCATAGAGGAGGAGAAGACTCCTTACTCAGCTCTGGAGATGATGGGGGAGTAGACGTGACTGATGAACTTAAATTTCCTGAATTGGGTAAAACATCATTTATGGGTTCTGAGGTAAACTTAATTGTAGGCGAAAGTTCTTCAGAGCTATCTGAAGACTCACTGCTTACATCAGAATTCAAGCTGTTGGTCTCTAAATTCTCGTTACTGTGAGAGTCCTCTTTTGGAATATATGTAATCCTCGGGTCCGAGTCCTCCTTTTTCTCACAAGCCAGAATAATTTTGGTCCAGATGTCCTCTTCTCTGTCAAATTTAAATTCGGATGTGGACACATAACAGGGCTCGCTTTGAAGGTATCGCTCCAATTCCAAGCAAGTCTAAAGACAAACAAATAAATGCATTACAAAATGTTTCCAATTTCTGGTAGCATGATAAGTACTGAGCATTATTGGCAAATGGAAGGGATGCGTTCCTCATGTTCACATACCCATTCAACTCAAATCCTTCTCATGCCTTCATTAAGCTCATAACTGCTTTAAGAGGAACAATGGTTATAACAGAGGCACAAGACAATCTTATATTTCCAAATGATTATTAAACTGGTTCTTGCAAACATTGATTGCCATATTCACTAGACAAGTCTCCGCCTTCAATGCAGGTTAATTTTAGTGAACCTTAATGAAGTGTCCACCCATCTGCACATGCATTGTGAGCCCCACATGCCCTGCAGTCTGATTGTCAAATGGAGGAATGCTGTCACATCACTGGGAAGCAGCACAAAGCCACATTCTAGCAGACTTGTGTTACCCACAATCTGTACTCAAAAGCCATCAATGAAGCTGCTGATAACCAGCCCATTTCCTGTGTACCAAAATGCAGTTTACTAGACTTTCAAAGAATGTCATTTCCAAGTGCACTGGCATGTACCGTGCATATCTTAAGCTGTTTGTGCTGAGATCAGACTAGAGCAGCATAAGGAACTTTTAATTACATAAAAGAAGCTCCCAGCATAATGATGGGTTATAGCTGAGGATGTAAAAGGGGAAATTACCCCAAGGTCCTGCTGGGACTCCACAGTGAACAAGGAACTTTATTTACTGGCCAACAGTGCAACTGTATGAGTCATCACTCCATTTCTTTCAGGCAATGCCAAAAGAGACTTCCTTTTAAATTTTGATCAACAGCCAAGCAAGCACTCTGCTATGTGCATGCAGAATGACATGTCCTCCTTTCCCTAAAGTAGCTAGAAGTACATTTATCAGCGTAATCCACATATCAGACTTTTTACCAGCCACCaatattttttaatgcatttaataCCACATTTGGACATTCTGCTGTGATTATTTTCCAATATGGAGATACAGTACATAGCAGTAGCTGGATCTAAAGCACAGACCTGATTCTAAGGCACAGACCTGAATGCTCAGTGTCACATATTCAATTTTCATTCCAAAGCCTATTTATGCCAGGATCTTAATTTAGCAAGTCACACATTTGCTTGCAGGCAAAGCCTAACAAAATACCACACATAGTTCCCTAGCAGACTGCCTGGGGAGAGTTGTGGTGTGATATATCCCATCGAGCTAACAGTCTGCAAATAACGCAAAGCAAGAGAGagcaaaataaaatcaatattTTTGTCTCATAATTAGACAACTGGCTTGCCATTCGCTAATAACTATTGATAAAAGAAGGCACAAAGCTACATTGATCCACCAGGAAATTGGAAAGGACATTTATTATTATCTTGTTAAACTTTAATAATCTAGCTAATTTAAATTCTCCATTATGTAGATTAGCTAGGAGGCCAGAATGAAGATCTGTGAGTTTAAATGCCTCTAAAGGCTACTGGGAGATAAAGTCTGGCTCTCTGCCCAATTCCCAAATGCCTGAAGGCAACTACTTAGATCGATTTCAATCACGTACTATGGAGCTGTCTCTTTGAAGGGGAAAAATGCATACAATTAAGTCGGCATAAGATGACTGTAACAATTTGCATTGCAACCCGCTTCAGACGTTTCTGTCTTTTCAACAAACAAGCAGACATTTGATCTTGTAATTTGGTTTGACAAAAGTAAACATCAGAGTGGAAAGCCAAACCGAAACTTCTCTCCCCCCCTTACAAAATAACAATAATTCAAGTTTCAGTGCTAGTAAGCCCATCACTTCCAGTAAAGCCGTATTTTATTGGCACTCGGAAGGCATCTAGGGGAAATTCCTCCTTCTTAAACAAGGAAAACGCAAGCAATCGGGAAAACACGATTCATATGACTAGCAAAGGAGAGCAAACGGCATACAAAACAGACTGCAAGCAAGCCACTGAAGCCTCTGGCCCGAGCTGTCTGCTGGAGTTCTCATTACGAAGCCAAACAGATCGCTAACCAGCGAGCAGATTTTCAATACCAGAAAGAACGGAGGAGGGGGTATTCTTGGCTGTGGCTTACTTAGATGACAAGATCCAGCTGTGCAGTTTGGACCTGGTACAAGCGCAAACTTTGCCAATGGCTGCTCTGTACAGTAGAACTAGTAAAATCAAAGCTCAGGAGCGATAGGAGGTTATACTTCACTGTCATTCCGgctgctgaaaaaaaaagggtgcttAATTTTACCCTGCCAAAAGCTTGCACGTAAACACTCGGCCTCTTTACTAAGCTGTCAAACTCCTTCCACCAAGACAAACaacattatacaaaaaaaaaggacagagaaagaatcTCGCTCAGCAAAATATATTATACCACACAAATCATAAACCCTAATTAGCTACCCTGGTAGAAATACTTAACTAAGATCGTTCCGTGAAATAACTCATTTACCTGTTGCCAGTATTCTTCAAGAGACGGTAAAGCGGAGAAGTAACCAGTGTCGTGAACAATCTGAAGCTCCTGGAAGATGCTGCACATTGGTAGAACATCCATGATCTAGTCAACTTCAATTATGTTTACAAAAATATATacgtatgtatatgtgtgtgcgtATGTCATATAGGAAAAAATAAATCCTTAGCAAATGAAGTCCAAGATTCCCGCAGGCTTAATTGCACAGCAATTAAATCAAAAGACAAACTTCTTCTACATCAGAGGACTTGCTCAGCGCTTACAATATTTGCAAACACTGAGCTGACTGCAAGTATTAACCTCTGCAAAGTGCAAACTTCATATTCAAAATGTTCTAGCAAGCCTCGCCCACGTGATCTGTGTACGCCGGTTCAATCACCGACCAATCGCTCTGCCCCTCCTGGTGTCGTAGGACTATGATGTCAGCCTAGTCCAATCGCCGAGCTCGACACATCCACGACTGCTCTGGTGTGACGAAAGTGCTTCGTAACGGCTCTAGGCATTGGTCAGATTCGAAATTCGGTCCCCTCCGATTGGTAGGCACTAGGCGGCTATTTTTAGCAGGGTATATAATACCGAAGAAGCAGTGAAATGGTGGCTCGTAGTttagttttaggagatggccgctGTGAGCGCTTCTGAGCTACGGAAATGTCAGGACGAACGCGTACGGGAAAAGCTCCCGAGGATCTTTCAATTCGGCTCGTGCTAATGCGGCGCTCACATGTTATTGTGTGGCGGAGGTGGGAGTAATTAAAATCACCGTTTAAAACGAAGCAAAGCTCCCATGGTTAGGGGGCGGCGGAGCGCACGCAGTTAACAAGCGGCAGTTCCCCTGTGATACGATAGGGGGAGTGCTGCTTTCTCGCTCTTATATTGATGGTGTAACGGGGCCACCTCTGGGTTTCCCCAAGTGCCTCGGGCGCCTGCCGTATCAGTCAGCGGAGCTGCGTTTGGGGGAGGTATTTCTGGTCACTCTGATGACTCCTGTATCAAGAGCGAAAACGGAGAGTTAAAAAAAATCACTTCTGCATTAGTCAGCCCACTGTAGGGAAGTGATCGCTTAAATGAATgctaggatttaaaaaaaaaaaaaagagaaaaaaaatcgcaGTAGCTGTTCCAGCAAATTAGATATTCACTTCTCACTCGCCAATAACAGTATTCCTCAAACTACAAATGACCTGTGTAACTTGGCTTACATTATAGCATGATGCTGATGCACTTTTTTACTGTTCAAAGTTTTtcaatgaagattttttttccaaACTTGAGTGTTTTCAGCCGATTTTAATCTGCAGGATATACACAAATGAAGAGATCTTTTCGATGAGTTGATAATGTAGGCTGTACAAGGTGCAATACGTAAACTAGTATAGtcctttaaaacattttaatttcgATTAATCTTTTGGCCCTAATTCTGTAATTGGATGTAAATTATGTTTCCCCGAGGTTTTATGGAGCTGAAAAAATTAAGCTCTTTGATGTGTAAGTAGCATGCTGCTTTGCTCACTTGAGAAAAGTTTAAGCATTTAATTGTTCTGCTAATTTATCAGATCACCAGTATACCTAAACTCGTTCATTTTCAGTGCTGTTGTTAATTAGCCATAAAGCCCACGCACAAGAAATGAACCCTAGTGGAAAGATGACACTAAGgccaagatgcacaaaagtccttgTTAGAGctgttccgtaccgaattccaatacgaatcggtacggaacggctatgcacgaaggatagggaatgcaaatgagctgttcgttgcagctcacttgcattcactaacccTTCGTTAAAAACATCGGTAATTggcccgtaaagcatgcgcagagcagccaagcgttatggtGGCTGCTTTGTGCATGccacaaacgtaaaaacaaacacatcctttatggacggtCTTGCCccaggtcaccgctgctccccgcttccccctgcataaaaatcaaaactttagcagccccggcccctctctcttcctttctctctccccagctCCACCTGCcatcctgtgccctgccccccgcccaaggtcgttgctgctgcccccccgtccaccgggcccccctcagtCTTAGCAGGcccacgcagcgcctctcacctctgtgtgaaggcgctgcatgggcaagaagaacagctgatcacCTCTTCGCCAAGTCTTTGgacgttcctcctttcctcctgggcccgccttcgtctgacgtaagtaacctacgtaggttacttatgtcagacaagggtgggcccaggaggaaaggagagacgtccAAAGACTTGGCGAGGAGGCGATCAGATGTtcttgcctgtgcagcgccttcacacagaggtgagaggcgctgcgtgggCCCGGTAAGACAGAGcggggcctggtggagggggggggagctgcgtcgatgacctcaggggggtggcagggtacgggggcggaggatggcgggaggcggagctggggaggaaggaagggagggggccggggctgctaaagttttgatttttatgcagggggaagtggggagcagcgggggggggggggggggggcaaggccgtccataaaggatgctcctgacgagcgcctttgccctctcccgatccttttttttttaatgcagggggagcggggagcagcggcgaccttgggtgtcaataaaggacgctcctaacgagcgtttttgcccccttcgtgatttttttttttttttttacatttaagttttagccgggcagccccaacgagaggtacagacctctcgttagctttccggtagttttcctgcgttagggcaagcggaaaacttcagtgcatctcatttcaatagggtttctacacaatttgctcatctgcattccattttcgtttgctgctaccgttgtcggaaaatggcctttaatgcaatCCACGGTTAAAAAGTTGTTcattaaagggttgttaaaggcACATCTGGCCCTAAGTTTTAGAGCATCTTTAGAATAAGGGGTTCCACTTTAAAATCATATTTGAAAGAAGTATGTTTCTCAGCAAAAAATGTGGTAATTCCTTTTGCAGCCAAAAAAGAGATCCAGCTTTTGATTGGCA
This genomic interval from Microcaecilia unicolor chromosome 1, aMicUni1.1, whole genome shotgun sequence contains the following:
- the KLF6 gene encoding Krueppel-like factor 6, which produces MDVLPMCSIFQELQIVHDTGYFSALPSLEEYWQQTCLELERYLQSEPCYVSTSEFKFDREEDIWTKIILACEKKEDSDPRITYIPKEDSHSNENLETNSLNSDVSSESSDSSEELSPTIKFTSEPINDVLPNSGNLSSSVTSTPPSSPELSKESSPPLWNGVPSELHSGKIRSGSIGKTVEKGSPVNGEASPDGRRRIHRCDFNGCRKVYTKSSHLKAHQRTHTGEKPYRCSWEGCEWRFARSDELTRHFRKHTGAKPFKCTHCDRCFSRSDHLALHMKRHL